One Eremothecium cymbalariae DBVPG#7215 chromosome 2, complete sequence DNA window includes the following coding sequences:
- the SPO23 gene encoding Spo23p (similar to Ashbya gossypii AFL048W), which produces MSNLSGSSLSPFWNTGAKELTGRKRLVSKSSKMALRKSIFSGNSRTECCYGECTHSGGIDAKCKVVQLRNLKCHGTLIKHKTPVPPVIVFNSFNLEYNPLVDVHESASLRIQLVLPQDTCYLPGIFTQEESMAATTSSTRSSVDEETLLQSKSVFGGTLFITVKGQSGVLFQDLKVQLSGYSSEYVCLTQFGEKAVRLLKDLSAEHCSHLKPMIRDTIYLENKLMLLSPGNYSYPFNFVLDPLNFHASIGTHLGSTQYRMEFFCTVMRQKAQYETIFLSKPFNVKKTLPPGNLLKYDCVESRGTWRDGLLDYEIYLSTKLIEFDQPFQFHLSLLRGDENRVEINNIEIILEQNLLIPCIKRKDLNQTLSKSKSYMATNMFLLDKRVVNGKYGAQHFFQFPDLVVSSNKRSIVLSKSLYPYYCEMSDTFGSERCKLKITHILKAQVNLRLLEPKSRMTNMLICLKLPVLLVDQDMSSSLHLPPYQEFSTAIMNKDIYNRLYSTTYNSTDDGTRFDSSYPPSYDTIFDTIGSTSSPSS; this is translated from the coding sequence ATGAGCAATTTGTCTGGTTCTTCTTTGTCTCCCTTCTGGAATACTGGAGCTAAAGAACTGACAGGACGTAAACGTTTGGTGAGcaaatcatcaaaaatggCATTAAGGAAGTCTATTTTCAGTGGTAATTCTAGGACCGAATGTTGTTATGGAGAATGTACACATTCTGGTGGGATCGATGCTAAATGCAAGGTGGTTCAGTTACGGAATCTTAAGTGTCATGGGACACTTATAAAACATAAAACCCCCGTTCCGCCTgttattgtttttaatagCTTCAATTTAGAATACAACCCTCTGGTTGATGTCCATGAATCAGCTAGTTTACGTATTCAGCTAGTGCTTCCACAAGATACGTGCTATTTACCTGGAATCTTTACACAGGAGGAATCGATGGCGGCAACTACGTCATCCACCCGGTCATCTGTGGATGAAGAGACCTTACTGCAATCCAAGTCCGTATTTGGTGGGACCCTCTTTATCACAGTTAAGGGACAGTCTGGTGTGCTGTTTCAGGATTTGAAAGTACAATTAAGTGGATATTCTTCAGAATATGTTTGTTTGACCCAATTTGGTGAGAAGGCTGTGCGTCTGCTAAAAGATCTTAGTGCTGAGCACTGTAGTCACTTGAAACCTATGATTAGAGACACAATTTATCTCGAAAACAAGCTAATGTTATTATCCCCAGGCAATTATAGCTATCCATTcaattttgttttagatCCTCTTAACTTTCATGCTTCCATTGGTACACACTTGGGTTCAACCCAATATAGAATGGAGTTTTTTTGTACTGTGATGAGACAAAAGGCACAATACGAAACAATATTCCTTTCCAAACCGTTTAATGTTAAGAAGACATTACCACCTGGTAATTTACTAAAGTACGATTGTGTGGAAAGTAGAGGAACTTGGCGGGACGGGCTCCTTGATTATGAAATATACTTGTCGACCAAATTAATTGAGTTTGATCAGCCGTTTCAATTCCACCTAAGTTTGCTGAGGGGAGATGAAAATAGGGTGgaaattaataatatagaAATTATATTGGAACAAAATCTACTAATTCCTTGTATCAAACGAAAAGACTTGAACCAAACGCTATCTAAGTCAAAGTCCTACATGGCGACTAATATGTTTCTCTTGGACAAAAGAGTCGTAAACGGGAAGTATGGAGCACAACACTTTTTCCAATTCCCTGATTTAGTCGTCTCATCGAACAAGCGAAGCATAGTTCTGAGTAAGTCCCTCTATCCTTATTATTGTGAAATGAGCGACACTTTTGGTTCGGAACGTTGCAAATTAAAAATTACacatattttaaaagcACAAGTCAATCTAAGACTTCTAGAACCTAAATCGAGAATGACAAATATGCTTATATGCTTGAAATTGCCGGTATTATTGGTCGATCAAGATATGAGCAGTAGCTTACACCTTCCGCCATACCAAGAATTCAGTACTGCAATCATGAACAAAGATATATACAACCGGCTGTACTCTACGACCTACAACAGCACCGACGACGGAACAAGATTTGACAGCAGCTACCCCCCTTCATATGACACTATATTCGATACTATAGGATCAACATCCAGTCCTAGTAGCTAG